The following proteins come from a genomic window of Maylandia zebra isolate NMK-2024a linkage group LG22, Mzebra_GT3a, whole genome shotgun sequence:
- the LOC101479988 gene encoding phosphatidylinositol 4-phosphate 5-kinase type-1 alpha codes for MATAAEEPPGLQGQTGNLNGSRKNASAEGPSASTSQALKKIGHRGIDPTGETTYKKTTSSALKGAIQLGITHTIGSLSQKPERDVLLQDFEVVESIFFPCEGSNLTPAHHYGDFRFKTYAPMAFRYFREMFGIRPDDYMYSLCNESLIELSNSGASGSLFYVSRDDEYIIKTVQHKEAEFLQKLLPGYFMNLNQNKRTLLPKFYGLYCVQSAGKNIRIAVMNNLLPSAVRMHLKYDLKGSTYKRRASAKEREKAVPTYKDLDFIQDMPEGLSLDADKYNALCKTLQRDCLLLQSFKIMDYSLLVGIHNVDQACQEQANEEAGAGAKGQVQKALYSTAIEAIQAEVGHMGSMETEDRTGGIPARNSKGERLLVYIGIIDILQSYRLAKKLEHSWKALVHDGDTVSVHRPGFYAERFQKFMCNTVFRKNALKTSPSKKRRAVAGPVKRVAGSGPSLMTQASSSSTAQSPLLQHQASSDTREDSEADKIMLAGRPDLLPDTIPPRNPVASAVETAISSLGSPRFLPASRLQSNTRGESSNKQNEEDSTPKGAQSRTLEESGAEEAISLSDVVPCVSSCSV; via the exons ATGGCCACAGCTGCAGAAGAGCCTCCAGGGCTACAGGGCCAGACTGGCA ACTTGAATGGGTCTCGAAAAAATGCTTCAGCTGAG GGTCCAAGTGCTAGCACATCTCAGGCTTTGAAAAAAATCGGGCATCGTGGGATCGATCCCACTGGGGAGACGACGTACAAGAAG ACAACATCATCAGCTCTGAAAGGTGCTATCCAGTTAGGCATCACGCACACGATAGGCAGCTTAAGTCAAAAACCTGAAAGAGATGTGCTGCTGCAGGACTTTGAGGTGGTGGAGAGCATCTTCTTCCCCTG TGAGGGTAGTAACCTGACACCGGCACACCACTATGGAGACTTCAGGTTCAAAACATACGCCCCGATGGCCTTCCGCTACTTCAGAGAGATGTTTGGCATCCGGCCCGATGACTACATG TATTCTCTGTGTAACGAGTCGCTGATCGAGCTGTCCAACTCCGGGGCGAGTGGATCTTTGTTCTACGTCTCTAGGGATGATGAGTATATCATCAAGACGGTGCAGCACAAAGAGGCAGAATTTCTGCAGAAACTGCTGCCTGGATACTTCATG AACCTGAACCAGAACAAGCGGACCTTATTACCAAAGTTTTATGGGCTGTATTGCGTCCAATCAGCTGGTAAAAACATCCGCATTGCAGTCATGAATAATCTGCTTCCTAGTGCAGTACGAATGCACCTCAAGTATGATCTAAAGGGCTCTACCTACAAGCGACGAGCCTCGgctaaagaaagagaaaaggctGTACCCACATATAAGGACCTGGATTTCATCCAGGACATGCCTGAAGGGCTCTCGTTGGACGCTGATAAGTACAATGCTCTTTGCAAGACCCTCCAGAGAGACTGCTTG CTCCTGCAGAGTTTCAAGATTATGGATTACAGCCTTCTGGTGGGAATTCATAACGTAGATCAGGCCTGTCAGGAGCAGGCCAACGAGGAGGCGGGGGCTGGGGCAAAGGGTCAAGTTCAAAAGGCTCTGTACAGCACGGCTATAGAGGCCATTCAAGCAGAGGTGGGACACATGGGATCCATGGAAACCGAGGACAG AACGGGAGGAATCCCTGCACGAAACTCGAAAGGCGAGAGGCTGCTGGTGTACATCGGTATTATTGACATTCTTCAGTCTTATAG aTTGGCAAAGAAGCTTGAACACTCCTGGAAGGCTCTGGTTCATGATGGG gacACTGTATCAGTGCACAGACCGGGTTTCTATGCCGAGCGATTTCAGAAGTTTATGTGCAACACAGTGTTTAGAAAGAATGCAT TGAAGACCTCCCCGTCTAAGAAGCGCCGTGCAGTAGCCGGTCCTGTGAAAAGAGTGGCTGGCTCTGGACCTTCTCTGATGACCcaagccagcagcagcagcaccgcccAGAGTCCTTTGCTCCAACATCAAGCCAGTTCAGACACCAGAGAGGACAGCGAAGCAGACAAAA TTATGCTCGCAGGTCGTCCTGACCTCCTCCCAGATACCATTCCTCCACGCAACCCTGTTGCTAGCGCTGTTGAAACTGCCATCTCCTCCTTGGGAAGCCCCAGATTTTTACCAGCAAGTCGTCTTCAGTCTAACACTCGGGGAGAATCTTCGAACAAGCAAAACGAGGAAGACAGCACCCCCAAGGG GGCTCAGTCTAGGACTCTTGAAGAAAGTGGTGCTGAGGAAGCAATCTCACTCAGCGACGTAGTCCCGTGTGTAAGCAGCTGCTCA GTGTAG